AAATTGGCTGTGATTCATATAAGCCAGCCTCCTTTTTTGTATCAACTGATGATCATTTCTCCAATATCAATGATGAGACATCCTTTTTGATGAATTCTCCATGGTTATGGTGCATATCGACTTAGTTTTTTGAAGTTGTAGTTTGTCTTATTCGTTTATGAATTCATCTCCACTGAGCTACAAAGTTGGGattgatttaaataaatttttcattttcttattatttctgATCCAGTTCTATCAGTCTTTTACATATTTCTGCTGTTTGAAGCTTTCAAATATGGATTGGAAAAGTTTGGGCTAGAGCTATGCCTGTTTGCTTGCCAAGAAATTTCTCATGTTGATGATCATTGCTGCTGTATTGCcaagttatattttttgtaacgTTCATCTTTCTGATGTCTCCTGCATCCCTGAAGTATCAGTTTTAGTCATGTTTTATAGAGCCTACTATCTGTGAACGCTTTTAAGAACTAAGAACTCATTTGTAACAAAAGTTTTGTTAgctttatttttagggttaaattttggaaaatatttcttaatagATCAatctttattgtatttttagACTATTTTAGATGAATTCTTAGGGGTGGTTTTTGGATTTCATTATATTTCCtagtttgtttccttttttaattaggtttaatTACTCTTCATGTCCCTGAACTttaccaaattttaaatttggtccttgattttttttatttgggtccctgaacttgtatttattttttaattaggtcactgaacttgtatttgtttttaattaggtCCTTGCATTAGGGACctagttaaaaaaaaggaaaaaaagaagttcaggacctaattaaaaattattaaatcattCTGAGACCTACTGCTTACTTAACCCCTATCTAAAGAGGTTGAGAGAATTTGATAGAGAAGAAGAGATTGAGATTGAATAAGAGATATATTATTCCAACCCAACTAATGACTGATTACAGATTTGATATATAGCAGTTACAGTTGCGTAACTGCTAACTAACTAGAGTTAGTGACAGTTTTCACACAGCTGTCCTAACTAACTACTAGTAAAACTGACAACAATAAACCAACTACTGATTACAGTAGTTAGACTAAGAACTAACAGCTAGGAAGTAAAAAACTACTTTGAGTAATGTATACTCCTTATACTATCATCTCAAGACAAGTATAGGATTATGGCATACTTTATTCTTGTTGTTATGTTCATATTACcccatattaatttattatgctaTTATTTGGAGTCTCAATTCATTTTCTCCTTCCTTACCCTAAACCCTATCATCTCAAGACAAGTATAGGATTGACATACTTTATTCTTGTTGTTATGTTCATTTGGTGGTATTTTAGAGTATGTAGAATTCTATTCCTTAAATTATCCAGAATCTGATAATAGTTAGCATAAATATCTCTGCATATGATATAAACCAAGATTTTACAACATTTTACAGAATGATCCTTGTGTTTCTGTAGGCTGTTGTCCTTGATTTATTTGATGGtcaatattgtttttttgtttcacaGTGTTAGTAATGTTTACAAGGTTGTGAAGGGAAAGAATGGAAGCATGCCACTTGCATTGGCAATGGTAATACTTTTTTCCCATTGGATATTCTTTCTCTAAAATCTGATTGctttgttaatgttttttttttcttttttgagcaGCTTTACCCATTTGTTGTACTTGTGGGAGGAGTGCTTGTGTGGTATAACTCAACTCAAGATGCACCAATTTTGTACCCAGTTTTTTGAAAGACATGCAcatttttctattattctttTGTTCATATAAGCAGTTGGGCGATTTTTGGTACAGGGATTATTTGTCACCATCAGACATCATGGGGAAATATCCACATTTAGTTGTTATAGGAACAGGACTTACTTTCGGATATCTTGTGGTAAGAtagttgtattttaaatttgaaaacttgttggcttcttttttattttctaattaataatgaCAAGCTGCCTTTTTTTATGCCATGTTTTCTTTGGTGCTCATTTTAGCTGGTTACCACTGGTGTAATTATTATTGGCTGATGGCTCTTTGTAGGATGAACCAATTTGCATAGGACTAGATAGCTGTCAAAATATAATGTTAATTGATTTGGTTTTGGGgcgtattaaatatttatctgaTCTACTAGGAACCTAGTTTAATTTTAgtgttacaatattttttttaataccagAAAGCtttcaacaatttttattttaattagaagaaaacataacatttgaaaaaaaatagacttttgaaatttgaattattcattgttcaataacaaacaaaatgaaataaataaccaaCAGAACCATCatagtatttttaaatatattcaaattcacatataaaaaagaaaattggttATTGTAAGTTTATTATTTAAGGATCTGGATCCAAAAGACCTAGtagattttttactttttttctttgatggaagaaaaaaagattcaTAAACACAAAAGTTCAAAGAAAATACTCTATCCATAGAGGAAAGAAATTAATTGCCTATGTGGAAAAGCTGCATGCATCAATATGCAAAAAATGCTTGTACGGTTATTGAATCTTATATTGCCTCTTGCTTCCTTTTGCATatatctccatatattatgattTCTTATGTGGGAAGCTTAATTTGCAGGGGAGGATGATTTTGGCACACTTATGTGATGAACCTAAGGGTCTGAAAACTGGGATGTGCATGGTATAAGCTGTGTTACTTGAATTTTACATTCTGAATTACTTTTTTGAGATGCTTGATTTGGTTGTTGTCCCTCATTATAAAACCGATGAAAACACAATGATGACACGGGCCAAAAGTTCTCTACACTCAGTGAACTTCACTTTCATTTATGTTTACTGTAGCTTTCAAATATCACAAATATTAGGAGTCTCAAGCCCTTAAAATTCTTGATGTACTTTATGCTGAGAAGAGCATTATTATGCAAATAATGTCTAGATTCAGTGATTAGGAAACTGTATcattgcatgatttacattaaCCATGCATATGCAGCTTCCTTTATGGAAGCAAAACACCGCATCTGCATCTCTGTCCACTCTATTTCAGCATCTGATATCCTTTTTTCGTTGTTTCTAACTTTTAAGGAAAACCTTAGTATTTCAATCTTGACTTGAAAACTAGGTTTGGAATACATTAACATGGAGGTTTTATTGGGGACAAATTATGTATATTTTCAGTGAGGTGtttgtatttttgaaaaaaaaaaatatgtaatatgCATGATCGCTAAGGAtggatgttttatattttttgttttttctttaaatataccTCTTCaatgccattttttttctttaataataacCTATATATGTTTATAATGTTGAAATGAGCAGGGTATGTTGATGAACATCTTGCATGGCTCCAAaacttttttctaatatttggAATGATATTTCCTTGTATGAGTAATTTTAGTTTCCTGAACATCAAATAATGATTCATAACAATGCCCCCttattcaataaaaatctttatttttttcatgttttgaattttgaaccccGTCTTCAGTCTTTGATCTATTAGCATAATCAATTCAGCTGAAGCTCAGTGTCTGTAACTTAGGCTTTTTGAAAACCCAATATTTTACTGAAAACTGAAAAACTTCAACATGAAACTCGGTGATGTTTCTTTGATGCCTTTAAGGATAAAAATCCTTTCAAACATTACAAAACTAATTCAtacatttttcatagtaaaatcTCTACAGTGAATTTTCATTGCTTAAATTTTTAGATTATCTAGCACATATTTAGTAGTACATCAATATCAACATTATTATCATTGTTTAGTGATTCATATTAACATTTGAGTTAATGTCTATCATTGATGGAATGACAAAGAACATGTTAGAAAACACTTTGATTATCTATCTGGTTTCATTTGAGTGATTGATTGCTATTATTTTTGCTACACGATAACTGATATaagcataatttattttacagtCCCTCATGTTTCTCCCATTGGCCATTGCCAATGTACTTGCATCCAGGCTAAATGATGGGTATGTATGATTTTTCATTCTGAATTCCATTGATGTGCTTTTCATGTTCGTCTGTCTGTTCTCATAAAAGTCCGTTTATATTTTTTGGCAGGGTTCCTTTAGTAGATGAGAGACTAGTTCTTCTTGGTTACTGTGCATTTTCAGGTACAactacctttttttttccttgtaaagcaaaatattcttaaagaagagcaagaaacaAGTGTATTAAAATACTTAGTACTATGACTCTATTTCTTTTACTTAACAATTTTGTTTCTATGAACACAGTGACACTATACTTGCATTTTGCCACATCAGTCATTCATGAAATTACCAATGCCCTGGGAATATATTGTTTCAGGTAAATTTCCAAGCCTTATATTGTAAAATTTGGCATTTATTACTCCATTTAATGCACTTCCTGTTTATGAAAtctaggtttaaatatatttagtcTTTGTAATTTACCATTTCCTGTTTATGAaatctaatttattttgttagttCATGTAGAAAATTGGTTTTGTATGCTATTACGTCAATACCTGCTTTTATTAGTACACCAATCTTTGCTAAGAACAATGGCCTTTTGATACTAAATGTCTTGCCTTTTGTTCAATTGTAGGATAACTAGGAAGGAAGCTTGAATCCACCCAAGATTTCCTTTAGGTATGCCCTTACTAATAACTTGTTTTTTTCGTACGTGTTCTTATTTcctaaattttcaatttcaatttatagCATTTTTGTTGgaacaatttcaatttttaaattaacatttttgttaGAACATATCCGTGTCTTGCTAAgtgtcattatttttattgtcatttcaGCTTGCAAGTCGAGCAAAATATTGGCAAGGGTCAGTACTAATTTTGCTTTATTTGACTAACATGGATCTTGTAATTATATATTGattctttatcctttttttttaagttcttgtTAAGTTTTATATGTGACCAGGTCTGTTGAAATTTACATCGTTGATTATGATCACAATATAAGTCATACAACGTTTTATCTTTTAATCCTAATCATCACAGTAAACTCGCAGATTATTTGTTCATTTTACTCACGATAATAGATCTGCTAATGCACTCCCTGTTAGTATCGTTACTTAAAATAGaccataacattaaaaaaaacaattatattattgttaattattaatttgtaaagGAATCCATCACTAAAAATGAGTAAAAAGTCCGTGTATGTACAGATAGTATAAAAGGATTTTATACTATATATTATCTAAGAGTCCCCTTATATTTCAACATCTCTAAATATCAACTATCCCATCAACACtcttaaatattacaaaatttatatatattatatttgttaatttttaaaataggtgtttttttttataaaagatgtAGAATTTGTTATGTTTACAGAATTGATGCTACTTGTTCTTTATATAACAAAAGgatagttttttttctaattataagaaatattcatttttaaatatattattgctacattttttataatctcACTTTACTGAGAAGTCTATTAATAACACTAGTTGACTTATTAAACATTTAAACCACATTCATtgcggaaaaaaaattatttcttaaattatCAAGTAgtgttattaaatataattactattaaaatcaataaaatcatttaattttaaggataattttaaaataaaatttaaattatcacaTTATCAATTAGAATAAACTAATCTAGCAATATTTATTGGTCTTtgtaaattgattatttttttttatataagatcaAAGTTAGTATACATAATATTACCCAAAAAATACATTGAGGTACATAAGGCATTGAATTTTGTcttttctaatataattttttttagtaattatgTTCTTGATGTGTTGTATATCTAACAGTTTTGTTCACTATTAATCTTTGTCAAAAATTTGTCTTAGTCCTTGTTTTAAGTTTTGTCTTTGGTCCCCTCATGCCACGTGGCTGTTATTAGCCAcattagcaaaaaaaattaacagttaGGTTGAGGGACTAATTCCACTTATTTCAAAAACTTGATAACCAAAACCAATGGAAGAGAAAATTAAGGACAAAAGCCAATTTTGATCAATTTTCTGAAAAACATATCTAACCTTAATGAGAAAAGAATGATAATTTGTCTTTGTTTCGCATTTCAAGCTTTTCCAGAATGTTTCGTTCTgactaattaaatttctttgtCCCTTGTGATTCTGTTTTTTACTACATGattctattttttcaattagACATATGGTGGCCTTCTAGAATTTTTGTGGTAGAAAGTGCAGAAGATTCTGTCACCATGTTGTATGACGACTAATAGCAGAATTTGAGGTATAAATAAAAGCTCCTAAGTTCTTCtgacatgtttttatttgattttcaacATTCATGTCTGTAATTTGTAGCTGGTTTGTTGCAGCTTTTACTTCTCATTTGTTATAGTTGGTTTGTCAATATcttgtaaaaaaagaatcacaatcAATTGGTATGAAATTTTGTTGCTTATTTGTTTTTAGGAGTGGGTGTATGGACTCAGATTCACGGAACATAACATGactcttcttttaaaatttatatagttaTATTGAGTTTTTAAGTCTAATATGTTAAGTTCACAGACTTAACAGTCTTTATTCGTGGActcacaaattatttatttaattcgtCTAAGTTCAATGTGtaagtattattaatttattatgttaagTTTTCTATCTTTAATTTAGGTtgttattgttaatttgttatatttaaaatggTATATTTTTGTGCGATAAATTTTagcttaaaaaatgaaatcaattttttcttctaattttatacatttttctcttttaaaaaaattataaaaatattttttcaaattactatTTGGGCCCATGAACTGGTCCATTTATCTACAAATTTTTGCGGACTAAATACggaacttgaaaaaaaaaattattttgcataTCAAACTTATCCTTCGTGAGCCTAGCTGCTCCATGTAGCCTAACTGCTCCATGTAGCCACCCCTCTCTTGTAATACtttgattaaatttttgttCAAAGAGGATATCTCATGATAAACTTTGTTGCTCTTTTCATCAAAATACTAGTAACACCAAGGATAGGAAGATTTGAGCTCTTTTCATCAAAATAATGTTGGataagtggcctcaataatttAAGAGGggagtgaattaagtttcaaaattttcactaacaaacttttaacccttttttaaatgataggctcagaatgtagaagaagaaacaacaatcaatttaataatattctttaaacatgcaagacaaaattgattgcaataacataaatgagataagggaagagagaaatgtaaactcgatttatactggtttagtcacttctcgtgcctacgtTTAGTCCTCAAGCAATCCACTTCAAATTTTTCACTATTTCTATAAATCCTTTACaaactttgaacacaccttgggatccctcacccttgtgttcaaagattctcAAAGAGACAACCCGTCCcttgattacaattctcacaatccaagagacaaccagtctcttgatcacaatccaagagacaatcCAAGATTCtacatagttatattttgaagggtcatgacttttcaaattgaatttcaagagtttcgttgttggtaatcaattacacatcaatggtaatcgattacaacttttgaattcaaatttcaaaacccttctaaaagctgatttttcaaaattgtcttctgataatcgattacactgtctggtaatcgattaccaaagccttgaatgtcttgaaaacactttgttttaaggcaaaagCTTGATCTTAAATTAATCTGTCTTCTTGTAATCGACTACCAGAGCCTTGATCTCTTGAAAACACTTTATTTTGAGACaaaaacttgatcttgaattaatcttgaagcaatgtttgtttgttgaagtaaccttgtattaatcttgaaataatgcttaacctttgaatgtttgttgaagtaatcttgaaagcaaccttatttgattattctttgacatcatcaaaatcatatattcatacattcacataattaaaaacaatttttgcgGACTGGATACGGAACTCCATTTATCTACAAATTTTTGTGGACTGGATAcagaacttgaaaaaaaaattaatttatttcacaGACCAAACTTATCCTTCACGGGCCTAACTGTTTCGTGTAGCCACCCCTCTATTGTAATactttgattaaatttttattcaaaaaggaTATCTCACGATCAACTTTGTTGCTCTTTTCATCAAAATACTAGTAATTTCATCAAAATACTAGTAACACCAAGGATAGGAAGATTTGAGCTCTTTCATCAAAATACTAGTATACATGTATTTTTGTCTTCAACTCTATTTACAACTAACTAGTAGAAGTTCCTTTGGAGGGAAGTGTTTAATCAATTTCGGCATGCACGTAATCCACGAATTCAAAATTCTTTTGGAGTTGATTTAgggcaaaagttatggctgcaCTGACAATTGCGAGTCCAGCCAAAAGTACACGCAACTGGACATCTGATGGGATCCCTGATGTTGCACAAAACACAACTGTTGTACCAATTAGGACTTTCTGCCATGTTTGGAATCCCTCATATGCTGCTTTACATGATGAACACTTGAGAGTGTGCTGTTCAAATCTATCCAACATCTAcacaaacataaataaaatgctTCATTTAGTTCTTGGTTAGCACAGCGAAATGATACCAGAAAACTCTTAATTGTTGGGTAAGAATAAGCACACAACTTATTCATTGTATGTCTTAAGTGAATTTTAATCgataaaaaagaattagaaaGTGTGTATTGTTAACATTCTTCGTTGTTCAAATTAAGGGGCTTCAAAatgaaaatcatgaatcatgttATTGTACCTGACGTTTTGATAAAACAGTTGATGGCAATGGTTGGTCGCTGCTGTTGCCAAACCATTCTGGTTGGCCATTGCCATGCCGCCTTAGCCAGTTTCGAAATGCCAAGACAAAGCGATCTGCCTGTGTTGGTGTGAAGGTGATGTTTGTATACTGTTTGTTAATGTCTCCACCTTCCTTGGTTTCTGAAAGGAAGATTTTCTCTTGGCCTTGAAGAACAATCATGTCTCCATCATATACCTTGTTTGAAGTCCAATGCTCATACCATCTAGGAACGACCTGAGACATGTAGAAGCCAAAAGTGAGACCCCGTACATGTATGCATTGTTTAAAATTGAATGCAAACAGTAAGATTACTCAGTTGACCAGAATTATGATAAGTCTAGTTATATTAGAACACTAATAACTAACCCGAAGAGATCCATAGAGATGTAGAAACGGCTTGTTAAGATAAGCCAGATTATTGTATTCAGCAACAGCCCTTGTATCAGTTATAGTTACTAAATGCAGTTGGTTTTGTAAAAGGAATGACATTAGCTAATGAACTAACTAAAGTCATGTTCTTAAAAATCTACAGTCAGGTCATGATATTGTTTAAAGGATGGAGTATTGCAAAGTTTATTAACCCTCATTATCACTAACAACATTTTTCTTGTCcacataaaaagtaaaaacacccATCCTGCACTATTCAAGGTATAATAAAATGATTCAAAAGGATTTTTTTACTCACTTCCTCTACTAACAGGAATGGCATTCAAATTCTAACATCCCTACCAAAATTTTTAAAGTATGAAAAACTAAATCTCAGTGTCTCTATAACTTCCCACATTATGGTGATGAATCTCAGTTACCATGATAAATCCACATTATATGTCAACTTTAATGTAACTGAAGCACCTAATTATATTGACGATCCTAAGAGGAAAGTTTATAGGACACTCTTGAACCATTTTCAGGACAGATAGAAACTTTCAACATAGTGTTTTTGATTTAAGCATATTTTCAAATAGAGAAATTACAAATTCTTTCAGCTTTTCACATTGATTGAGACTACAAAATTAGCTACACCATAATCATCAGGGAAGAACAAGTTATTTGTATAGATAATTCAGTGAAAGACCATAGAAATAAGCAGACTGGAACATGCATGTGCTTTTATCAAACAGAAGAAAAATGACAGTACTGGACATAGAAATCTTACTTGCCACCAGGCTGGCCCTGGCACTGAGAACTGGAAGAAGTTTCGAGCACTGCAAACTATGGAGCGAGTCTTACCGGGTGCCATGGGGACATTGAAGGAACATATCCATACTACCCATTTCTGGTCACCAACTACAGGGAGTTTGGTATCAATCTGAATCCTGCAATAATAATGCCAAGTGCATTGAGCTTCAGTagcaacaaatgaaaaagaaaacaacatccTATGATAAAGTAATAGTTATTTGAAATGCATCTTGAATATACatataaacacttaaaaagGATACAGTTAGTCATATATGTCTCCAAGAAATTCACTCTTAATATCAATATACCTACTTAAATTGACATTATCCTTTCCAAGAACCTCACATACTACATAGTGAGGGTACAGCTAACATAGTAACATATGTCTCATCCTAATCAGCAGATGATATGTTAAGGTTTCATCAGAAAGTTCAACATTCTCCATTACTTTCCCAGTCGTCCTTTAGAGggtgaaaaagagagaaattcagaaagggaaaaaaggaaaagatttgTTGTGAACTCTCCAAATAGATTGTCTGATACTGAATTAACCACGTATTGAGGAAGCTTTGATGGTTTaaacttagtattttcattacAGAAGTATGCGAGACACCTATGACTCAAAAGCTACCTAACATTTTTCCCTTAAAGTTTAGCACAAATTTTTTGGCCCTGAACTCATAGAATCCATATGATTTCCTACAGGGTTAATACTGCACTAAGTAATGCACATGAGAACAACGCAAAAGCCATTGGCTTACTTGTTCATCATATAACATGGTGCAACAAACTTGGCACTGATCTGTGGGTTCCCTTCATTAGCTCCAGAGAAGCCCCATGAACCACGAGAATCCATCTTGAATGGCAGAGGCTTGGCTCTGTCTCTCCTTCCTGTGACCTGTAGAGTGGATCATATTTatgttagtgatttggataaccCCAAGTTCCTAGCAATGCCGAATAATTTCAACTTTTTCAATTGCTAACTAGGTAGActctaaattaaatatacatattaaaaagcaatatttttttttgaagaacatattaaTAAGCAATTTGATAAAGAAACATGTTAATTACAGGGGCCATAAATAGACAAAGCACATCTATGAGCTTAAGAGACACATAATCAATTAATCCTACACTTGAAACATGGTAAAAGTTTAAGATCCTATACACTAACTTGCAAAGTGAGAATAACTTCCTAACTAAATTCACTGGTACAGTGAAACCAAATTTTCACTAGAAAATAGATTGAATGTTAGTAAACTAACAAAACGTGAGAATGAAGGCTCATGATATCGTgttcaatcaaatcaaaacGTCACCCATGAAGAAGGTTtctcaaagtttttaaaatatatgctaATTATGTGGCGGTTTCAGTGAAAAGATGTATAATAAATGGAACGAATCAAAAGGTTCTCCCTGATAACTCTCTTTGGACCAATTAATATGTTAAACAAAATCCACTTACAACAAgatcaaataaaatatcatctacaagcacaccaaataaaaataaaatacccaGCAGTCTGCATCTTAAAGTTGAAAGGTGTTGTTATTTTTACCTTGTGATGAGCAAACTCAATGTGAGAAGGATCAGAGACATTCTCCATGAGAGTATCGTAACCATAGAACAGATCACGCTGAATGTTGACCGTGGCAAACTCCGGTTTGTCAAAGTCATCAGGCAACCtaaacaaacacaaatttaCCATCACAGGTCaataaaacacaaaacaaaacactccatagccaaaataaaataataatactatacACAGAACAACATCCATTATAAGGGGCCcaattacaattaatttaacattattCCTCAGAAAAAGAccgaatcaaattaaattaaatcaatcacATTGGAGGCTTGGAGGCCTTTGCTTTCTCCCAACCATTCTCATCAGGCCAAACGAAGAGCAAGCCCTGAGACACCATGGTAGGGAACCTAGTGGCACACGCTTTAGGAGATCCAATAGCACGTGCTTCGGGGCCTTCAGATGCAGCCTGAGGTATCTTAACACAAGATCCACACCCATCAAAAGACCACCCATGATAAGAACACTGCAACTTCCCATCTTCATCAATCCTCCCTTCCTGCCAAAAACCAAAACACCCAATTTCAATcacaaaaatgaataaaaaaatgactaaaatataagaaaaacatgGAGAATATTAGAGATCCCATATATACTAGTGAATAGTGATATGACTAAAATAATGCATATAAGTGGAGTGAACCCTCGTCTTATGAATGAACTAGCTTTCGAGATTTAGAGTCTATTTGGATACAAAGCTAGAAGCAGTTTTGAGAGCTTCTCTATCGGAAAAAACTCTATACACGTACTTATGACTAGTATCCAAACAcgtcctttttttttctgacaaatattagtttattagttttattagaaGCTTCAGTTGAGGGATTGGCGGTTAGTTATACTCACAGACAAAGGGGCAAGACGATGGGGGCATTTGTCATCAAAAGCAACCCATTGGGAAATGGACTTGTCGTACCAGAGCACGATTTCACGACCCAGAAGCTGAAACGGTGTGGGCAAGAGAGGGTTCAGATCTTCGATCAACGAAACAGGGTACCAGTGATCCCTCCAAGTGAATTTAGAATAAGAGCTTTCATCGTTAAACTCTTCCTCAGTTTCGTTATTTTCGGTCTCCGGGTATGATTGATCGGCTTCAACAGTTGAGGGTGGCGCCGCAACGCGTGCAGGGGTTAGAGAGAGGCTTCTTCTGCTTCTGGGTCGCGTTTGTTTCGTTAAAAATCGTGTCTTTTGGTTCGAGAAAAAGGGAAAGGGGTTAACTTTCTGGGGTTTGGTTGTTGGCGAGGAGAGTGTGAGTGTGGTGGCTAAGGCAGAGATGGAGTGAGGGAGTGCCATCAATGGTTTTCTTGAGGTGTTAAGGTTTGAAGAATTGCATAGAGAGAGGTTCATAATAAGAGAAATCGAACGCGATTGTAGTTGAGTCGTGCAAGTTTCAAGTGTTTCTTTCTTCTGCTCTATTCAGTTTCAGACAAAATACTGTTCAGAAGTGTCATTCTCTCCcaccttttattttcttactttGATTAATGATTAATGATTAATTGCTGCGGTGCTAAATGCTAATTTAAGGAAAAACTATTGGGgtgaaaattttgttagtcaatGTTTGCTATAATGTTTGTCTCTGAATATTTTGACagaatttcttcctttttttctgccggaaaaaaagaaagaaattagatCGGTGGAACGAGGGATGTCCACAAGTTttgaagaggaagaaagaaaggtTGAAGGCCATGTAACTTGTTGTGGGCCAGGTGTTGAGTTGGGGGATCTAGTATCTACCACGTGAGTGTTTTTTCTAGATGAGAAAAAACAAAGACACTGAAAAACAGTGGGAACTCTAAACAATGGATTATTATGGATCATTGTGTGTGTCGTGTCAAAGTGGGTTAATGCTCTTGATTTTAGATTGCACTTTGCGCGAAGCATGGCTAACGAGATTTGCCACACGCTGAACCCGCGGCTCCGCCTCTCACAACACAAACCCACTTTCTGTGTTCATTCTATTTTTATGGTCAGAAgtttacaataatttattatcttattcaatcaaatgaattaaattacttGACGTTTTAAAGGCATataatacataatttatt
Above is a window of Glycine soja cultivar W05 chromosome 12, ASM419377v2, whole genome shotgun sequence DNA encoding:
- the LOC114379955 gene encoding pheophorbide a oxygenase, chloroplastic-like is translated as MNLSLCNSSNLNTSRKPLMALPHSISALATTLTLSSPTTKPQKVNPFPFFSNQKTRFLTKQTRPRSRRSLSLTPARVAAPPSTVEADQSYPETENNETEEEFNDESSYSKFTWRDHWYPVSLIEDLNPLLPTPFQLLGREIVLWYDKSISQWVAFDDKCPHRLAPLSEGRIDEDGKLQCSYHGWSFDGCGSCVKIPQAASEGPEARAIGSPKACATRFPTMVSQGLLFVWPDENGWEKAKASKPPMLPDDFDKPEFATVNIQRDLFYGYDTLMENVSDPSHIEFAHHKVTGRRDRAKPLPFKMDSRGSWGFSGANEGNPQISAKFVAPCYMMNKIQIDTKLPVVGDQKWVVWICSFNVPMAPGKTRSIVCSARNFFQFSVPGPAWWQVVPRWYEHWTSNKVYDGDMIVLQGQEKIFLSETKEGGDINKQYTNITFTPTQADRFVLAFRNWLRRHGNGQPEWFGNSSDQPLPSTVLSKRQMLDRFEQHTLKCSSCKAAYEGFQTWQKVLIGTTVVFCATSGIPSDVQLRVLLAGLAIVSAAITFALNQLQKNFEFVDYVHAEID